From Cognatishimia activa, one genomic window encodes:
- a CDS encoding protein-L-isoaspartate(D-aspartate) O-methyltransferase, giving the protein MTDSLAERKMQFMFALRSKGVTDMNVLTAMEKVDRGLFVKGLFADRAYEDTPLPIPCGQTISQPSVVGLMTQVLNVSPRDKVLEVGTGSGYQAAILSHLARRVYTVDRHRRLVAEAQKIFQELDLANVTAFAADGSFGLPEQAPFDRIIVTAAAEDAPGPLLAQLRVGGTMVLPVGQSDAVQSMIKVERTDDGFDYEEIRPVRFVPLVEGMARDN; this is encoded by the coding sequence ATGACGGACTCACTTGCAGAACGCAAAATGCAATTCATGTTCGCCCTACGCAGCAAGGGCGTAACAGACATGAATGTTCTGACAGCCATGGAAAAGGTTGACCGCGGTCTTTTTGTGAAAGGTCTCTTTGCCGATCGTGCCTATGAAGACACGCCCCTGCCGATCCCATGTGGGCAAACGATCAGCCAGCCTTCAGTGGTGGGTTTGATGACACAGGTTTTGAATGTGTCTCCGCGCGACAAGGTGCTCGAAGTTGGCACCGGTTCTGGCTATCAGGCCGCCATTCTCAGTCATCTCGCGCGCCGTGTTTATACGGTTGACCGCCATCGTCGCCTTGTGGCTGAAGCGCAGAAGATTTTCCAAGAGCTTGATCTGGCCAATGTCACTGCCTTTGCAGCAGACGGCAGCTTCGGACTTCCGGAACAAGCGCCCTTTGACCGCATTATTGTGACAGCCGCCGCTGAAGACGCCCCAGGCCCCCTTCTTGCGCAGCTTAGAGTGGGCGGAACCATGGTTTTGCCCGTCGGTCAGTCAGACGCCGTACAATCCATGATCAAGGTGGAGCGCACCGATGATGGATTTGACTATGAAGAGATCAGGCCGGTGCGCTTTGTCCCCTTGGTTGAAGGGATGGCACGTGACAATTAG
- the surE gene encoding 5'/3'-nucleotidase SurE has protein sequence MRILITNDDGINAPGLEVLHRIATDIAGPDGEVWTVAPAFEQSGVGHCISYTHPTMIAKMGERRFAAEGSPADCVLAGIHDVLDGELPDLVLSGVNRGNNSAENTVYSGTIGGAMEAALQGVPAIALSQYFGPGNAELENPFEASATHGVEVVRKILAAQTPDTQDYRLFYNVNFPPVAADQVKGIKVAIQGRRKGVNFAVKAETSPSFRRFLWVTGGDQRAKAGEGSDSEANLNGYISVTPMRADLTAYDALEALKVIE, from the coding sequence ATGCGTATTTTGATCACCAATGATGATGGCATCAACGCGCCAGGGCTTGAGGTTTTGCACCGTATCGCGACTGATATCGCCGGCCCGGATGGTGAGGTTTGGACCGTTGCACCGGCTTTTGAACAATCCGGTGTTGGGCACTGCATCAGCTACACTCACCCAACCATGATTGCTAAAATGGGAGAACGCCGTTTCGCGGCAGAGGGCAGCCCAGCCGATTGCGTATTGGCGGGCATTCACGACGTGTTGGATGGTGAGCTGCCTGATCTGGTTCTATCCGGCGTGAACCGCGGCAACAATTCTGCAGAGAACACCGTTTATTCCGGCACCATTGGCGGTGCGATGGAAGCGGCTCTGCAAGGTGTGCCCGCTATTGCGCTTTCCCAATACTTTGGCCCCGGCAATGCGGAACTTGAGAATCCGTTTGAAGCCAGCGCGACCCATGGCGTTGAGGTTGTGCGCAAAATCCTCGCAGCCCAAACGCCCGACACTCAGGATTACCGGTTGTTTTACAATGTGAACTTTCCGCCTGTCGCTGCAGATCAGGTGAAAGGCATTAAGGTCGCTATTCAGGGACGCCGCAAAGGTGTGAACTTTGCCGTCAAAGCAGAAACCAGCCCGTCCTTCCGTCGCTTTCTCTGGGTGACCGGCGGGGATCAACGCGCGAAGGCGGGCGAAGGCTCAGATTCAGAGGCCAATCTCAACGGTTATATCTCTGTTACCCCTATGCGTGCCGATCTGACGGCTTATGATGCGCTAGAGGCCTTGAAAGTGATCGAATGA